One Sciurus carolinensis chromosome 10, mSciCar1.2, whole genome shotgun sequence genomic window carries:
- the Gk2 gene encoding LOW QUALITY PROTEIN: glycerol kinase 2 (The sequence of the model RefSeq protein was modified relative to this genomic sequence to represent the inferred CDS: inserted 1 base in 1 codon) yields MAAPKKAAVGPLVGAVVQGTNSTRFLVFNSKTAELLSHHQVELTQEFPKEGWVEQDPKEILQSVYECIARTCEKLDEVNIDVSNIKAIGVSNQRETTVIWDKLTGEPLYNAVVWLDLRTQSTVENLSKKIPGNNNFVKSKTGLPLSTYFSAVKLRWMLDNVRKVQKAVEEGRAXFGTIDSWLIWSMTGGVNGGVHCTDVTNASRTMLFNIHSLEWDKELCDFFEIPMNILPNVWSSSEIYGLMKTGALEGVPISGCLGDQSAALVGQMCFQEGQAKNTYGTGCFLLCNTGRKCVFSEHGLLTTVAYKLGRDKPVCYALEGSVAIAGAVIRWLRDNLGIIETSEEVEKLAKEAGTSYGCYFVPAFSGLYAPYWEPSARGIICGLTQFTNKYHIAFAALEAVCFQTREILEAMNHDCGIPLTHLQVDGGMTSNKILMQLQADILHIPVVRSSMPETTALGAAMAAGAAEGVGVWSLEPASLSAILMERFEPQIQASESEIRYSTWKKAVMKSMGWVTAQSSENGDPTIFSSLPLGFFIVSSMIMLIGARYISGMP; encoded by the exons ATGGCAGCCCCGAAGAAAGCAGCTGTGGGGCCGTTGGTGGGGGCAGTGGTCCAGGGTACCAACTCAACTCGCTTTTTGGTTTTCAATTCAAAAACAGCAGAACTACTTAGTCATCATCAAGTGGAATTGACCCAAGAGTTCCCAAAAGAAGGATGGGTGGAACAAGACCCTAAGGAAATTCTTCAGTCTGTCTATGAGTGTATAGCGAGAACGTGTGAGAAACTTGATGAAGTGAACATTGATGTCTCCAACATAAAAGCGATCGGAGTCAGCAATCAGAGGGAAACCACCGTAATCTGGGACAAGTTAACTGGAGAGCCTCTCTACAATGCTGTGGTGTGGCTTGATCTAAGAACCCAGTCTACTGTTGAGAATCTTAGTAAAAAAATTCCAGGAAATAATAACTTTGTCAAGTCTAAGACTGGCCTTCCACTTAGCACTTACTTCAGTGCAGTGAAACTTCGCTGGATGCTCGACAACGTGAGAAAAGTTCAAAAAGCTGTTGAAGAAGGTAGAG CTTTTGGTACCATTGATTCATGGCTTATTTGGAGTATGACAGGAGGAGTTAATGGAGGTGTCCACTGTACAGATGTAACAAATGCAAGTAGGACAATGCTTTTCAACATCCATTCTTTAGAATGGGATAAAGAGCTCTGTGACTTTTTTGAAATTCCAATGAACATTCTTCCAAATGTCTGGAGTTCTTCTGAGATCTATGGCCTAATGAAAACTGGAGCTTTGGAAGGTGTGCCAATATCTGGGTGTTTGGGGGACCAGTCTGCTGCATTGGTAGGACAAATGTGCTTCCAGGAAGGACAAGCCAAAAACACATATGGAACAGGCTGTTTCTTATTATGTAATACTGGTCGTAAGTGTGTATTTTCTGAACATGGCCTTCTGACCACAGTGGCTTACAAACTAGGCAGAGACAAGCCAGTATGTTATGCATTGGAAGGTTCTGTTGCTATAGCTGGTGCTGTTATTCGTTGGCTAAGAGACAATCTTGGAATTATAGAAACCTCAGAAGAAGTTGAAAAACTTGCTAAAGAAGCAGGTACTTCTTACGGCTGCTACTTTGTCCCAGCCTTTTCAGGGTTATATGCACCTTATTGGGAGCCCAGTGCAAGAGGGATAATATGTGGTCTCACTCAGTTTACCAACAAATATCATATTGCTTTTGCAGCATTAGAAGCTGTTTGTTTCCAAACTCGAGAGATTTTGGAAGCCATGAATCATGATTGTGGAATTCCACTCACTCATTTGCAGGTAGATGGAGGAATGACCAGCAACAAAATTCTTATGCAACTACAAGCAGATATTCTGCATATTCCAGTAGTAAGGTCTTCCATGCCTGAAACAACTGCATTAGGAGCTGCCATGGCAGCCGGAGCTGCAGAAGGAGTAGGCGTTTGGAGTCTTGAACCTGCAAGTTTGTCAGCAATCTTGATGGAACGGTTTGAACCACAGATCCAGGCTTCAGAAAGTGAAATTCGTTACTCTACATGGAAGAAAGCTGTGATGAAGTCAATGGGTTGGGTTACAGCTCAGTCTTCTGAAAATGGTGATCCTACTATATTCTCTAGTCTGCCCTTGGGTTTTTTTATAGTGAGTAGCATGATAATGTTAATTGGGGCAAGATACATCTCAGGTATGCCATAA